The Filimonas lacunae genomic sequence CATATTCAAATTGCTCACCATCACCAGGTTGCTGTCATCATAGCCCAATTGCTGGGAAGACAGGTAGTTTAATTGGAAGAAAAGGGTAAATGTAGCAACGATGAAAAAAGAGGCCAGCACAAACTGAAATACGACCAGAGATTTCTGCAGCCAATTCTTACCAGCCGGCATAAAGCGGCCATAAAGTATTTTAACCGGCTGATAGTTCGAGAGAACCAGGGCCGGGTAAAAGCCTGCCAATAAACCTGTGACCAGGAAAAGGGCGATATAGCCCAAAAACAGTTTTGTATCCAGTAAATAGGAAAAAGAAAGGGCTTTATTCGATAAACGGTTAAAAACAGGCAATAAGGCCTGCGCAATAACAATGGCCAATACAAAGGAAGCCAGGCATAGCATAAACGACTCGCCCAGAAATTGCAGCACTAATTGATTTCTTTGTCCGCCAATCACTTTCCGGATGCCAATTTCCTTTGCTCGTTTTAATGAGCGGGCCAGCGTCAAGTTCACGAAGTTGATACAGGCGATTAATAAAATAAAAAAAGCTATGCCGGACAGCGCATAAGAATAGATGGGTTCGCTGCCGTCTGACAGCCCCTCGTTGGCGCCAGCCTCTTTACTCAGGTGAATGTCGGTAAGGGATTGTAAAAAATAGGAAAGGCCAAGGTTTTTCAGGTTATATTTCTGCGTTATCGAAATGATGGTCTGCCTGGCGTCTGTTTCAAAAACCTGCTGCATTTTTGCATCAACCGCTTTTACATCCGCATGAGGATAAAGAACAACAAACGTATTCAGAAAGAAACTGAACCAGTTTTCATTTTTATTTTCTTCTTCCGGCGCCATATTAAGCGGTAACAGAACCTGGAATTTGATTGATGAGTTTTGCGGACAGTTGGCAGCCACCGCCGTAACAACATACGGAACGAATCCATCTACGTTCAGCAGCATTGTTTTGCCAACTGCATCCGTGGTTCCGAACTGTGCTTTGGCCATGTCTTCGGTAATCACTACCGAACGAGGCTCTTTTAACCCGCCAGGGGTTCCGCTTAAAAGAGGGAAATTAAACACGGAAAAGAAATTCGTATCAACCCTGCTCACCTTCTGCGTTTGGATATTCGATCCGCGCTTAATATCCACCTGTGTCTCCTGCACCCGAACAAAGGCGGCAATCTCGGATATGCTAGCCTTGAAACGTGGCCCCTGTAAATAGCCTGAATATCCTCCTTTAACCTTGTTGCCGTTCTCCCTGGTAATTTCCCGGTCAACCCGGTAAATCTGGCCGGCCTGGCGGTGAAACCGGTCATAGCTTACCTCATCTTTCACATACAAAATGATCAGGATTGCGCAGGCAAGCCCCAGGCTGAGACCGCCGATATTGATAAAAGCGTAGGCTTTATTGCGGAACAGGTTCCGGACGGAAGTAGTGATATAATTTCTTAGCATGGTGATTATTTACCTTGCCAAATAAATGCCTGATTTTAAATTACTACTAATCAATTAATTATATAATATTAAAACTATTGGATTGTGCGGTTTCGATACTGATTGTGTCCGATTCTGCCAGACAGAGGAAAGTAAGTTGTAAGATGATTTTTCACTTCAATAATAATCTTGTCCGATCAAATTCTGTCTATTACGATAGATTCTTCCTTAAATAAATTATCAGGGAAATCTTTATTTCCTGAAAAAGTAGCAGAGGCTAGAAGGGTATTGTCTAAGTTGAAGTCCCTTCCTAAGTAATTTGCCAAAAATGAAATCCCTTCTAAGCTAATTTTTTAGTGTGTAGATATTGAGTGAGCGTTTTTGTAATTCATTTGGCTTGTTGCCTAAGGATTGCTGCTAACGCTCATTTTCTATAAGATAATGAAGTGTGTTTTTAAGATTGTATGAAACGCTTTCTGCGGCAATGATAATATTGTTTTTAAAGTCTTCAGTAACAAATGAAAATAATTGATAGCCTTGTATTATCTCATGTTTTAGGTTTAGCTCTGGTTCGTTAGAAGGGATAATGAACGCAGGGTGCTGGGTGTTGGACTTCCATTCGGCGAAAACTCCACTATAATAGAAGACGTTCTCAAAGATTATTTCAAGCTGGTGGCTATACATTAAGTCCTTTCCTCCTGCTATTATAAGCTTGTTTCTATCATAACTCCAGACCTCAAAATCAAACCAAAGTTCTTTTCTGATAATGGTGTCTATTTCTTCGACTGTTTGGCGTAAAGAGTCAGTAAGCATACTATTATTAAAATCTATTTGAGTATGTTTAATTATTTGTAGGGTGATTTTTATTGTAAAGAAAATAGCTCGTATGCTTCCACCTTTAAACCATATGCAAGAATAGTGATAGTATCTAATTTTGAAAATCTGTTACCTAATTCATAGTTACTGATGTTGGAGTTGAATATGCCTGATTCTATCTCAGTATCAAGCTGCGTCATGTTTTGAGCTTTTCTGATCAAACGAATATTCTGGCCTAGTATATCTGCTTCATTTTTCATACGCTCTTCTAAGTCGTAATTATAGGTTGGATTTATAATAATGGGGGAGGTCCCATTGTAGTCAAATAGGTTAAAGAGGGGCATTTCTAATGCATTAGCTAATTTTATAATTGTTTGGAAATTGATATTTGCTCCTCTTTCGATTTTACTAATAAAAGACGGGACATTGGTCGCTCCCAGGACCTTTTGTCCAAAAACATATTGAATCTTAAACCCTGCCTCTTTTCTTAATGTTGCTATCCGTTTACCAAATAGTAATTGTTGCTGCTTTAAGTATTCATTACTTACCATCAATTTTTTAGCGGTAAGGTTTCTCTATGTTTTAAAAATAAAATCTATCACAAGTGAGCAAAGTGTGCCCTGATTAGGTATATTTGAACTGAAATATGATAATCTAGCGCCCTTAACAGGGAAAGCGCTTTAAAAATCTCGCACTAGTAACGTGACGGTTGAGAACTGCGAGGAAGGTTTAAAGCGCCCAATCAGTATATTGCGTAGCAATAGGGTTGGGCACTACTCTTTCGTCGGTTCACTCACCGAAAGGTGATAGGTCTCGTCACGACCTCTGGAGGCGGAATATGTGGGTGCCCAGCTCTATTGCTTTTTATATAAGGCTGTGGCATCGGGTTGTACCTTTTTGAAACTAAAAAACGCCTGAGCATGCCGTATCGTTTGAAAACACAACGCTTTCTTGTGTTCCCATATCCTGTCAATTTAGTAATGAATGATTTTGATGATGGCTGGTGTTTATCTGGCTAGTGTAATCTTATATAAGTCCTGTATTTTCTCACATTCACAGGCAGGCAGTAGCAGGCTGTTGGATGAGCTGCTGCAAGCTGAAGTAGTAAGCGAACATAACAACAGTCTGCGTTGATGGCCTTTTGCAAAAGGCATTGTGCAACAATTTCAACTTAAATAGAATGGCATACCGTAATGCTTTTGAAGCAATTGAACAGCTATGCTCTGTATATACCGAAGAAGATGCGATAGCTATATTGGAAAGCCAATATGCGCAAAGTCTTTTTGGGAGGGAAATCGGTGGGGAGTATGATCTAAAACCAGGTACCAGTTATGCGTTCAATTGTCATTTGAAGGAGGTGCTAAGGCATTTGTATCAATGGAATAATGCGGACCAGGAGAAAATACGAAATGGCCTGCAAAGTGGCGATGGTGAGTGCTTCGAGCCAATAATAGATTGAAGAGTTACCCCTGACACAGGGGGAGTATGGAAGGCCCCTGGTATTTCTATATCAGGGTATTTTATCACCTTATAATATGCATGTATGAGTATTGTAATGGATATGGAACTGGCTAGTATGCCTATTCGCTTGTTGTTTCAATTAAGCCGAACAAGGAGTAATAAAACAGAACAGGAAATAGCCGATTTGCTGAATATTGACCTGGAGGAATATCGTGCTATGGAGCATAGCCTGAACGAGGGGTTTACCGGTGAGCAGCAGAACGTATTATATCAGTATTATAAAAGCTGCCCGAATGCTTTTGAGAATATGCTTTTTATCTGGAAAACTTTGTATGTTGAATTAAGGCAGCTGGGGATGGGGGATATGGTGCATGAACTGTTGTGGGATACAGCGTTTACGTTACACGAGAAGATAGCGGATAATATGCTGATACCGCAATAGATATGTTTTGTAATAAAATGCTGCATTACTACCTTAGGATATTATAAACAGGCAGTGAGATAATGAGCTGCTTTTAATAAAACGGACAATGGTAGCTGTTGATAGGCATTTGACATTACAGCAATTTGTAGATGCCAGGTATGTTGGCAAGGTAAACAACTTTGACTATGCCGGTATTCCAGGTGTGGCAGAAGTGATCGGGTATCACATTATATTTTTTACCGTAAAGGGTAAGGACGGCTTGAGTGCTATTTCTATGGAAGAGTTGGAGGGCAATGCATTGTTTACTGAAATTGCCAATAAGATATTAGCGGCCATACATTGTGATGTTGCTATAGGGGAGAAGCGAGAGCATGTAAAAAAGCTATGGGGAGAGCCTGATTTTAAAGATGATGTTTTTACCGGTATAGAAAGATGTTATTATTTAAAGAAGGGGGTACTGCTGGTTGCCGGTTTTAACAGGTATCAGAAAGGAGTTTCCCTGGAATGTGTAATGGATGAGGAGCTTATTAAGAATAGAATTTCTATTTTCTCCTGATATATAGCAAAGGCTTATAATTACCTGTTGCCGGGTATAAATACCTGTTTTGAAAAACGCATATTTCTGCACTAGATAAGGCTGGTGGTATGTTGTTGCTTTGTGAACATAAAAATTTATATTATGTCAGCACCAACCAATGCATTAGCAGATCTGTATCGCGCCTGTGGTATCATGGGTAATCAGGGAACCCCCGGCGCCCCTCTTGTACATTATTCTTTACTGGTAGATCCTACCAATGGAAAGGTTACAGGTATTGTACATATTACGCAGGCTATTGCCGGTCCTAATTCCGACATTCGTGTAAATGTAACCGGCACCATACAGGAGTTTGTATTTGGCGCTAAGGTTACCAAATCCATTGCTATCAGCGGCGATTATCTGCAGTACTGCACACCGCCGGCATTGTGTGTGTACCAGTTGAAGTTTTCGGCTAATATGTTAGTGGAAAACAGCTGGGATGGCACGGGTAATTTTGAGTATGGCTGCCACGTTATTAAAAACGTACCGGTGAAAAGCGGCAATTGTTAGGCTTTTCCTGATCATTTATTTTTTTATTCTGTTATCCTCCGGATGCGCTTGCTGTCCGGGGGATTTTATATTTTTTTGAGCAGTTGGGTTTCAGGGTTTTTAATATCTCTTTTATTTGCATGCGGGTAAGGTTGTTTTTTATGGGATAGGTACTAAGTTATATTTGGTTACAAATTTTTGTATAGATGAAGTGAAATGAGTATTTTAGTTTTTCTGATAGTGATTTTCTACTAACAGACTACTTGCTATTTCCAATATTTATGAAAGACTGTTTCCTGTCTATTGCAGGAGATCATATTTAAATATTAGGAAATGTTACCAGTTTTCGACGAATGGAGAAAAGAATTTGTCGCATCTGCGAGTTCGCAAAAAGTGCCGTGGTCTGGCACAGCAGAAGATTTTTACATTTTTGTTCGCTTTATGTATGCCAGCCATAGGGATGGTAGTATAGCGTTTGATATGTGTGATCCCTTTTATGCCAAAGAGCGAAAGGAGCTGGAGCAATTTGGGGTTGCCTTTGCACAGGTTTTCGATGTTGATTTATCTCCTTACGAAAGCTTTTCTGAAATGATTGACGAGGTGGATTATGCTGAACGTATGCAGGATATTTGCGTGAAAGGTCTTAATTTTTTACAGGGGGAGATAGCTTTGGCCGAAGCGGTTGAAGGTGAGGAAGGGATTGAGTATAATAACGAAATGGATGTAGATGATATTGCAGAAGACATCTCACATGAAATTTTGATGACGCGGATGCAGCGTTTTTTTAAGTTTAAGGATGAGGAGTCCAACTAAATATATGTAAAAGGTTCCGGCAATTGCCGGAACCTTTTTATTCAGAGGGGTTGTTGTTTACACTAACTCACGCAGGAATACTGCTGGTTCATCTACACTTATACACGTTAAACCGCCCAGGGTTACCAGGCTGCCATCTTTGTTTTTGCCTGTGATAATGACGTTTTTAGAACCTACAATAAGATGGCTTACACGAGTGCCAGTGGTTATTTCAACGCCTGTTTCGTGTGGGGTGCCTACCTGGGTGGCAATGATGTTGCCCGTGCCGTTGGTAATAAGCAATGTTTGGCCTATTGCCGGCGGAGGAAACACCTGGCTTACTGTTATATCGGTTAAGGCCGACAGCACTATATAAGGTGGTGTGGCAATAGGGGCAGGTGTAGGGAAGGTGTTACCGGGACGCATGTTTACTGTAAGGCCAAATGTTGGGCTATCGCTGTTGTTAAGGCAATACATCCAATGGGTAGTGAATGGTGAGCCATCTTCTGTTTCTCCGGTAGCAAAATAGCGGCCATGCACAGCCAGTGTGCCGGTACGCTGACCACCGGTAAGGTTGAGGTTGTAAAAGATGTTGGTGGTGAGAGTGCCTACTGAATAGCTACCTGTGGCATTGTCAACAACGGGTAAAATAACCGGGCCTACGCCGCCGCCATGCCATTCAAAATAAGGATACACTTTTACGTTTGTTACTTTAACAGGAATCGGAAACATAATTGATAGATTTAGTTGATAAAAAAAATAACTATGCAAAGTTGCATCGGCTAACTGTGGCGGGTAAGCGTAGAAATGTGTGATTATAAGAAACCATATTTATGCTTGTTTTTTGCAGTAGTGCGGGTATAAATACCTGTTTGCTGTGTAGCTATGTAAAAGCTGTTATTTAGCAACAGGTAATAATAACTGTTTGTGAAAAATGAACAGGTATAAATATCTGTTTTTGCTTGTGCAAGCCGGCAATGCAATTGCAGCGCTGATTTTGTTATTTAACATTGCGTAAAGACGATTAAATACTAAGCAATGAAAAGTAACTTCTTTGTGTTAGGCTTTGCTATTTGTGTGTTAGCAGCCTGTAATAACAGTAATGGCAGCGGTGGAAACGGCGCTATCTCTACCGGTGGTGATTCTGTACCCGGCATATCTAATGTGCTGATGACCTGGGATGATGCCCGTACAGATATAAACCGGTACGACTCGATATGCAGGTATTATTTTAAAGATTCTATACCCATCCGGTATTTTACTATCCGGTCGCAGGATCTGCTGGCTTCTATGGGGATGGATGTTACTATTATCGATAGCCTGGTGTTGAGGATGCACCCATTTGTGCGTTTGAATATAGGCATGGATACCTTGCCTGGTAACAAGTTTACTTTTAAAGCCTTTTTGCAGCCGGTAGATAGTGTTTGTGCGCAGTATCCGGCTGGCATTGGAAGGTTTTTTAATAAAGAGGGTTTTATTGTAAACAGGCATGGTGGGCGTGCCGGTGTGCCTGTAAGCCAGGATGGCTCTATTACCTTGTATGTAGCTGATTTGAATACGCCTTGCCCTAATACTTGTGAAAAACCTACTGAATAAATGAGTTTAACCAGAACCCTTTTAGTGTGTTCGGATTTTCCGGTGTTGACAGCTTTGTTGCTGGTGATTTGTTATTACCGGAAGTTTGATTACAGGGTGCGTGTGTTTGCAGTATATATTGCTTTTTCAGCTATTATACAGCTAACAGCGTTGGTATTGTGGTTTTGGAAAATGAATAACATGCTTTTGTTGCATATTCATGTGCCAGTGGGCTTTTGCCTGCTAGCGTGGTTTTATCAAAGTGTATTGGAAAGTTTGATTAACAAAAGAATAATAGCTACCATGGTGCTATTATTCTTTTTGTTTTCACTAGTGAATTCTGTTTTCTTTCAGCCTGTGCATGTGTTTAATTCTGCTGCATTAACAGTGGAATCCATTTTACTCATCATTATTTCTATATTCTCTTTTATCGTATTTTTAAATCAGAAGCCAGAAGGGATGTCGCAACCTGTGAGAAAAAGTATTGGCTGGATTAATTCTGGAATTTTTATTTATTATTCTTCTACATTGCTATTGTTCTATTTCTCAAATTTTGTGATGGAATATTATAGTGTAAAAATTAGCGCTTATGCCTGGGTGTTTCATGCGTTTTCGTCAATAGTAATGTATTGTTGTTTCATCATTGGTTTATGCAAACAAATACGGGTATATCGATAGTAGACATTATTATTCCTTTTACTATAGTGCTTTTTATTATAGCAGTAGGTGTTGTGTTGTTGTATGAGCATTTTCAGAAAAATATTTACCAGCAGGAGCGGGATAAGGCTGCTTTAAAGTTTGCTCATCAGACAGATTTGCTGCGTAATAACATACTTATACAGGAAGAGGAACGGAAGCGGATTGCGTCGGACCTGCACGACGAGCTGGGTGCAGCGCTTTCTATTATACGCATGAACCTGGTGTTGTTAAAGCAAAAGGAACATCAGCGTAGTACGGGTGCTTCGGAAAATATTCCCAAGCTGGAAAACCTGATCTCTCTTTCGGAGAATGCCATAACCAGTGTTAGAACGATAAGTCACCAACTGATGCCGCCACAGCTGGAATCGTTTGGTTTAATGAAAACGCTGGAGTCTTTCATAGAAAATATTAATGCTTCGGGTAAAATAAATATCTGTTTAACTGTAAAGTGTAATATGCCAGATTTACAATGGCCTTTAACACTGGGGTTGTACAGGATTATTATGGAGTTAACGAATAATACTATTAAACATGCGGGCGCAAGTACAATAGATTTAAATTTTAATTGTAATAATGACAAGCTTGTGTTTAGCTTTACAGATAATGGTAAGGGTTTGAAGGCTACTGATGAGGTAAGCAAAGGCATGGGTATTCAAAATATAGAAGCCCGCATAGATGCATTGAAAGGTAGCTTTGTGTATGGGAATGATAGTGTTACCAATGGTTTTATGATGTATATAGAACTACCCATTGAAAACTAATTTAAGCTGCCATGGATGCACAAGACACAATAAGAGTAGGTATTGTGGAAGACCAGTTTCTGTTTAGAGAAGGCATTAAAGCCATACTGAATAACTGGGAAGATATTGCTGTAGTGTTTGAAAGCCCTGACGGGTATTCGTTACCTGATCGTTTAGCTGTTGCGGAAGTTGTTCCTGATGTAATGCTGGTGGATTTGTCGTTACCTCCTAAAGATAAGAAGGAGTATAATGGATTGCATGTGACTATTGCTTTACGCGAAATGTACCCGGATATTAAGGTGCTTATTTTATCGGTGCATGATGATGAGAATTTTATTATTGAGCTGGTGAAGAACGGCGCACACGGTTACCTGGTAAAAGATTGCGACCCACAGGAGGTATATGAAGCTATTCAGAGTGTGTATTATAAGGGCTCTTATATCAACAGCCGCACCCTGGTGGCCATACAAAGTAATATGGCTAAGAAAACCAAGCCCAAGAAGTTAACGGTGAATATATCGGCCCGGGAAGAGGAGGTGTTGCAGCTGGTGTGCCAGCAGTATACAGCGGAAGAAATTGCGGAGAAGCTGTTTATTAGTGTAAAAACGGTAAACGGGCACCGGAATAACCTTTTGCTGAAAACAGGATCGCGCAATGTTACCGGGTTGGTTATTTATGCTATTAAAAACGAGATCGTGCGCCTGATTTAGTAAAAGCCCGGGAAATGACCTTCATTTCCCGGGTGTGTCTATTTACGAGTATACGATATTTTCCAGTTCAAACTTTAGCGGAGCAGCATCGGAGCTTGCGCCGCCGCCAGTCATTACAATACTGGCGCTTTTAATACCTTCCAAAGATATCTCTGTGCTTACTTTAGATGCCAGGCTGGTGTTAATTAACGAGCCTTCTTCTATTTGTGAGCCTACGCCCACCCATATAGTAGGTTTAAAGTTGAAGGATGCTTTTACGCCGGGCTCAATGTTAGTGGTGGTAGCCAATAAACGCCCATCTTTATAAATGCTGGCGTTTATAGCGCCTTCTTCCAGTTTGTTGCTAAGGGTTATATCTTGTGTATAGGATGCATTGTTGCTGGAGCTGATGGCGTGGCCTGAATCGTCCAGCACAAACTGAAACTCACTGCCACTAGCAGCGGCTAACCGGGGGCTGATGTTGCCATAGCTGTCAGTTGCTGCAATTTGCGAAGCAGCAGGATACACGAAAGGATGTGAAAAGCCCTGGCCGCAATTTTTAATCACTTTCCAGGCTACAGAAGGTGCATCTGTATTGGCTGACTGGTTTTGCTGAAAGATAACAATCTGAGAATTGTTCTTGTCGTTTGAGTCGTTAACGAAGGTTAATTGGATGTTGGACATAACTGTTTATGTAAGGAGTAATGAATAAATTATATGCTGGTTGAATTGGTTTTTCGAATGGCTGTTAGGAAAGCAGGGAGAGTTCCGTTGTCGCAATTGCGATGGAAGTTGTAACATGAAAATGATAAAACAGAAAAGGCGATATAAAGGCCCTTGCTTTTTCTCATGAGTGGTTAAATGGGTTTAGGCAATTCGTTAGGGGAACTGTTTTGCTTTTTTCGTGGTAAAGATAGAGGGTTTTAGTATATAATCTTTTTTAATGTTTGTAATGCAACAAGGGCAGTCTGTATCAAGCTGATATCTTTCATATGTTAAGTCGTTAGGATTTAAATTACATATTAGTGGGTAAAGTAAATGTGAAAGGAATATTTATTTTTTGTTCAATAGGATGAAGGGCGATTATTTATTGAGCATCAGTGAATTGTGTAATAGCGCTGGTATATACATGCAAACGGGCCTGATGTAGTATCAGACCCGTTTTTTATTGCGAACCAGTAAAGAGAAAAACTATTTCTTTTGCCTGTTTTGTTTGGCTGCTTTACGCAGGTGTGCCCAGTAATATAATGGTGGCACAATTACCGGTGTAAACAACAGGGTAGAGGTTAAGCCGCCGATAATTACAGTGGCTAACGGGCGTTGCACATCGGAACCTATGCCGGAGCTGATGGCAGCCGGGATAAGGCCGATAATGGCCACAATCAGCATCATTAAGATAGCACGGAACTGATCGGCTGCTACTTTGTGTACGGCTGCCCTTGGATCGGCAGGGTTCTGGTAAAACTCCCGGTTCAGACCGGATACCAGCATTACGCCTGCCATTACGGATATACCAAAGATGGATACGAAGCCTACGCCTGCACTTACGTTAAAGTGGTAACCTCTTATAAACAGGGCAATAATACCGCCTGCCAGTGCAAACAGGATACAGCTCATGGTTACAAAGGTGTCGTTCATGCTTTTAAACAGCATAAACAGGAACACGAATACGATAACAATAGTAAGTGGGATGGTAAACAGCAGTTGTTTGCCGGCGCGTTCCAGGTTTTCGTATTGTCCACCGTAGATGATAGAGTAGCCTTTGGGCACTTTAATGGCTTTACCTATTTTGTCCTGTAGCTCAGCAACAAAAGAGCCCTGGTCGCGACCGCGTACATTGGTACGTACGGTAATCATTCGTTTGCCATCAATGCGGTAAATGTTGGTTTGACCATCTACAAACGACACATCGGCCAGTTGCTCCATAGGTATCAATGCGCCTGTGGCGGATGGTACCTGCATGGCTTTAATGGCTTCGATATTGTTGCGGTTGTCGGGCAGGTAACGTACTACTATATCGTAGCGTTTGGTGCCGTCGTACAAGGTGCCTACGGCTTTACCCCCGATGGCGGTTTCTATCATGGCTTGTATATCGCTTACATTAATGCCAAAACGGGCTGCGTTTTCGCGGTTAATGTTGATGGCGAGTTGTGCCTGGCGGCCTTCCTGCTCAATGTTTACAGAAGAGGCGCCCTGGGTGCCTTTTACAATAGCGGCTATGCTGTCGGCTTTTACGCGCATCATTTCCAGGTCTTCCCCTACAACAGAGATAGCGAGGTCGGCGGCACTACCGGTTACAATTTCCATTACCTGGTCAATGATAGGCTGGCCGCTGTTGAAAGAAGCGCCAGGGATGTTGCGTTCCAGGTCGGACTGTATGCGGCGCACCAGTTCTTTTTTGGTAATGGTATCGCTCCATAGTTTGTATTCTTTCAGGCCTACCAGTATTTCGGTACGGTTGGCCGGGAATGGATCGGTGCCATCGTCGTTGCGTCCGCTTTGTGTAATTACGTAGCGGATGGGCGGGTATTTGGCGATGATCTCGCGAATTTTAGGTGCTATTTTGGCGTTTTCCTGTATGGTTACACCAGAGGGCAGGAAGGCGCGCATGAAAATAGAGCCTTCGTCTAATTCTGGTAAGAACTCGGTTCCCAGTTTTCCGCCAAAGCCTATTAATATTATTACTATAATACCGCCTATAAGGGCTGTTTGCTTGTAGTATTTGAGGAAGAAGTGTAATGATTTTTCGTACGGCTTCTCCATCATATCCATTACCGGGTTCTTATGCTCTTTCATAGGCTTATCGGATGATAAGGCTTTTTTATAAGCGAAAGAAATTAACACCGGTATCAGGGTTAAGGCGCATATCATAGCGCCAATTACGGCAAAGCCTAATGTCAGCGCCAT encodes the following:
- a CDS encoding ABC transporter permease yields the protein MLRNYITTSVRNLFRNKAYAFINIGGLSLGLACAILIILYVKDEVSYDRFHRQAGQIYRVDREITRENGNKVKGGYSGYLQGPRFKASISEIAAFVRVQETQVDIKRGSNIQTQKVSRVDTNFFSVFNFPLLSGTPGGLKEPRSVVITEDMAKAQFGTTDAVGKTMLLNVDGFVPYVVTAVAANCPQNSSIKFQVLLPLNMAPEEENKNENWFSFFLNTFVVLYPHADVKAVDAKMQQVFETDARQTIISITQKYNLKNLGLSYFLQSLTDIHLSKEAGANEGLSDGSEPIYSYALSGIAFFILLIACINFVNLTLARSLKRAKEIGIRKVIGGQRNQLVLQFLGESFMLCLASFVLAIVIAQALLPVFNRLSNKALSFSYLLDTKLFLGYIALFLVTGLLAGFYPALVLSNYQPVKILYGRFMPAGKNWLQKSLVVFQFVLASFFIVATFTLFFQLNYLSSQQLGYDDSNLVMVSNLNMSTREIELFERELLKNPVIQGVAPKNSGTSGTTVKVNGGTKINIAYETVNSSYLPLLKIPIVEGRNFLPDFPADSSHSVLVNETFVKEAGWKTPIGQTIHIYEPAGDFIVVGVVKDHHYKALTEKIEPQLFRMSSADGFLGMFYIKIAAHDNAKSLAYIEAAFKKVFPLAPYSYHFKDQVNAESYDAEKKWKEMLQFGALLIIFISCIGLFGLSVLSMEKRAKEIGIRKVLGASVRGVATILSGDFLKLIFIALLISTPLSWLAANRWLENYPYRITMSWWMFALAGFIVLFIAMLTVSFHAIKAGIANPVRSLRSQ
- a CDS encoding sensor histidine kinase encodes the protein MQTNTGISIVDIIIPFTIVLFIIAVGVVLLYEHFQKNIYQQERDKAALKFAHQTDLLRNNILIQEEERKRIASDLHDELGAALSIIRMNLVLLKQKEHQRSTGASENIPKLENLISLSENAITSVRTISHQLMPPQLESFGLMKTLESFIENINASGKINICLTVKCNMPDLQWPLTLGLYRIIMELTNNTIKHAGASTIDLNFNCNNDKLVFSFTDNGKGLKATDEVSKGMGIQNIEARIDALKGSFVYGNDSVTNGFMMYIELPIEN
- a CDS encoding response regulator transcription factor; this translates as MDAQDTIRVGIVEDQFLFREGIKAILNNWEDIAVVFESPDGYSLPDRLAVAEVVPDVMLVDLSLPPKDKKEYNGLHVTIALREMYPDIKVLILSVHDDENFIIELVKNGAHGYLVKDCDPQEVYEAIQSVYYKGSYINSRTLVAIQSNMAKKTKPKKLTVNISAREEEVLQLVCQQYTAEEIAEKLFISVKTVNGHRNNLLLKTGSRNVTGLVIYAIKNEIVRLI
- a CDS encoding DUF1842 domain-containing protein, whose product is MSAPTNALADLYRACGIMGNQGTPGAPLVHYSLLVDPTNGKVTGIVHITQAIAGPNSDIRVNVTGTIQEFVFGAKVTKSIAISGDYLQYCTPPALCVYQLKFSANMLVENSWDGTGNFEYGCHVIKNVPVKSGNC
- a CDS encoding efflux RND transporter permease subunit; amino-acid sequence: MIRNILIFSLRNRWAVIIAAVVISAIGYFCFTQLKIEAYPDIADTNVIVVAPYDGRAAEEVEQQVTIPIERALNNVPGVQDRRSRTIFGLSVVQLTFKDGTDDYFARQQVIERLSSLQLPDGVTPELAPLTTAVGEIYRYVVEAPATFTPMQLRDLQDWVIRPAILQVPGIADVTNFGGPMKQYHILTSPAKLRKYSLTLQNVVDAVQKNNLNTGGNVIERGGQGFAVRGLGAVKSEKDIQNIVLTAVNGVPVYVKDVASVEILPPPPSGVLGYAIPGEGIDKVGSPEGIILLRRGENPSDALKLLKEKIADLTATELPEGVKLRVLYDRSFLIDHSLETVAHTLFTGVSIVIIVLIFFLGSVRSALVVTATIPFALLFAFILMRMSGIPANLLSLGAIDFGIIVDGACIMAEHLIRRYRNATAEEKKSGIGGITLLAAQEVGREIFFSVTIIILAYTPILMMTRVEGKLFSPMALTLGFAVIGAMICALTLIPVLISFAYKKALSSDKPMKEHKNPVMDMMEKPYEKSLHFFLKYYKQTALIGGIIVIILIGFGGKLGTEFLPELDEGSIFMRAFLPSGVTIQENAKIAPKIREIIAKYPPIRYVITQSGRNDDGTDPFPANRTEILVGLKEYKLWSDTITKKELVRRIQSDLERNIPGASFNSGQPIIDQVMEIVTGSAADLAISVVGEDLEMMRVKADSIAAIVKGTQGASSVNIEQEGRQAQLAININRENAARFGINVSDIQAMIETAIGGKAVGTLYDGTKRYDIVVRYLPDNRNNIEAIKAMQVPSATGALIPMEQLADVSFVDGQTNIYRIDGKRMITVRTNVRGRDQGSFVAELQDKIGKAIKVPKGYSIIYGGQYENLERAGKQLLFTIPLTIVIVFVFLFMLFKSMNDTFVTMSCILFALAGGIIALFIRGYHFNVSAGVGFVSIFGISVMAGVMLVSGLNREFYQNPADPRAAVHKVAADQFRAILMMLIVAIIGLIPAAISSGIGSDVQRPLATVIIGGLTSTLLFTPVIVPPLYYWAHLRKAAKQNRQKK
- a CDS encoding helix-turn-helix domain-containing protein, coding for MVSNEYLKQQQLLFGKRIATLRKEAGFKIQYVFGQKVLGATNVPSFISKIERGANINFQTIIKLANALEMPLFNLFDYNGTSPIIINPTYNYDLEERMKNEADILGQNIRLIRKAQNMTQLDTEIESGIFNSNISNYELGNRFSKLDTITILAYGLKVEAYELFSLQ